CAGCGTTGCCTTCGTGATTTCGATGACGAATTGCTGCGCCAACGGGATATCGGACAGGGTGCTGGCCGGGTTGATGTCCATTCCCCATCGCGCCATGGCGTCGCGGGCCCAAGGGTTGATGTCTGATTCCATCAATCGCCGGTCGGGGTCTACACCGAGGGCCAAGTTCTCTGCCACCGTCAGGTGCGGAATCAAGGCGGGATGCTGACGGACGATTCGAAGCCCGAGCGATCGGGCTGAGTTCGGATCTCCCTGCCTAAGAACGCTTCCGCCGATGTGTACCGATCCCGCGTCGGGAATCAGCGACCCCGCAGAGGCAGCAAGCAATGTCGACTTGCCCGCACCGTTCTCGCCTACCAGTCCGTGGATCTCACCGGGCAAGACTGTGAAGTCGACATTGTCGAGGGCGGTGACGCCGGGAAACGTCTTGGTGATGGCGCGCATGGTGAGCGCGGGGGTTGATGGTGTCATGAGGCGCCTCGGGTGAATAGTTCGCTGAGTTGGGCTTCGGTGAGGAAGGTCGACAGACTGGCGTCAGGAGGGAGATCTGGATTGCACTGCGGGGCAAGCTCGCCGCCGGCGATCGAATCCTCGAAGAACGGGAGGTTGACGATGGTCGGCTCCGTATCGGGAATACCCTGCGCGGCTGCAAGACCGTGCCTGAGCGCCACTCGCGTCATCCAGGGGCGCAGCGACTGGGTGGCGATCTGGAACTGCGGTTGCGACGGCGCGATTTGTTCCCAGAGACAAGAGAATTCGTTTGCGTCGCTGGTGGCCCATACCGGTAGTGGCCGTCCGGCTCCCAGGAACGCGCGGATGCCGCCGACCGATCCGCCACCGTAGGTCGAGATGACTCCGTCGATATTCGGGTACTTGGTCAAAGCGCCGGCGACAGCCTGTTGCGTCTTGCCGACTTCCCAGTCGGTCACCAGGTAGTCGTCCCCGAGGAGCGTCATGTCGGGATACTTGGCCAGTGCCTGCTGCACGGCCAAATAGGTCTGATGGCTGTACGCGTTTCCGGCTGGACCGCCGAGGACGATTACCGAGCCCTTGTCGCCAAGGGCGCCCGCCACCCAGTCGGTGAGAGTCTTGCCGAACTCGTCGACGTTCTCCGCGACGAAGGCCGTGTAGTCCCGGCCAGGAACACCACCGGGATCGGAAATGAAGGGCACCACCTGCACACCGGCTGCCGTAGCGCGCCGCACCGCCGGGAGGTCGGCAGGCCCGAGGTCCTGGGCGATGATGATGTCAACGCCCTGTGCCACGAGGCTGTCGATGTTGGCCCGCATGCGCTGCGGGTCGTTCTGGGAGTCGACGTAAAGCGTCTTCGTGATATTGGGACATCTGCGTGCTTCGTCATCGAACTCGGCGCGCTGAATCATCCGAGCCGCGTTGTTCGCTGAAATAACCAGGTAGGCGACAGTTACATCCTTGTCGCCGCACAACTCCCGAATATCGGTGAAGTCCTCGATCTCCCCCACTCGGGGCGGCTCTACGGCCCCGGTGTTCTCCGACACCGCGGGAGTGATGGTGCAACCTGCGACCGCGATGGCCGAGACCATCGCCCCCAACACGTTCAACGCGCCTCTAGACCATCGCAATGGAATCTCCCATGAAGTGAATGCGGCGCATCGCCGCTGATTGGGGCGGGATGCAACTCGCTCGTGGTGACCGAGCTCTCCGCTGGCCGGTCGGTGTGACCTAGATCATCCTGCTCGGCGAGACCGAACTTACAGACCCATTCGACGACACGTCAAGTGACTAACAGAAATGTTTTCCGCAGGATCGCGACGGCAGCGGAAAAGTTTTCCAAACTCTGATTGACTCCGACTTCCGAACGTGTCTAACATCACGCCAAGGCGTATCCACCAAGGACCGGGTTATGCATGAAGCGACGACTGAAAGATGAGGGATGGGCACTCAGGCGACAGACCGCGACGCTCGTCGGGCAGTGGCAATCGACTACTTCCGCCGGCTCGACGCCGGTCGAGAGATGATTGACCTGTTCGGCGAACACGCCGAGATCCACTTCCCAAAGTGGGGAATCGCAAGGGGCCACAAAGAAATTCAACAGATGTGGTCCGAAGTCGGGGTGCTCTATCGGTCGATCAGCCACTTCACCGAGTTCCTGAACTACGCGTTCGACGACAGTCTCGTGTTCGTCGAAGGCCTCAGCGACGGTGTAGCCGGTGACGGAACACCTTGGATCGGGGGCCAGACCTGGGCGGGACGCTGGTGCGACGTCATGGAGATTCGCGACGGCAAGATCGAACGACTGTACATTTACCTCGACCCCGACTACGCCGGCGCAGACACCCAGCGATACCCGTGGATCACCGATGGCCTGCCGCCTGCCGCGCGGGCGCTGCCCGCCCCGGCACAGAGGAAACACCAGCCCATGACCGATCACGACCGAGCCGCGGTGGTGCGCGACTACTTCCAGCGACTGGACTCCGGGGCACCCGTCGAGGAACTCTTCGCCGAACACGCCACCTCCTATTACCCGAAATGGGGGGTAGCGCACGGAGCGGCCGCGGTGGGACAGCAGCACCGTGATGTGGCAACCGCGTACACGCAGATATCGCACGTCAGCGAATACCTGAACATCGTCGTCGACGGCGAAGTCGTCGCGGCAGAGGGGTTGACCGTCGGAACCACCACAGACGGCACGACTTGGAGAGCCGGACAATCTCTTTCGGGACGCTTTTGCGCAATTTTCGAGGTGCGTGAATTTGCCATCGAGCGGTGTTTCACGTACCTCGACCCGGACCTCACCGATGCGGACTCCGCCCGCTACCCGTGGCTTGTGTCGAACTGAAGGACTGACATGACATCACCGATCACTTCCGCGGACAATCTCATTGACGGCAAGCTGATCTCTTCCGAAGTCCTCACGTCCTCAGTGAGCCCCGCAAACGGCACCGTTCTGGGTACGTTCTCCGAAGCCACACCAACAAGCTCCCAGGAGGCAATTGCTGCCGCCCGCCGCGCGTTCGACGAGTTGGACTGGTCTCGCGATCGGCGACAACGGCACCGCGCGCTGACAGCGCTGGCTGACGAAATCGACAGGCACAGCGAAACTCTCGTGGCTATGCTGGCCCGCGAAAACGGCAAAACGGCCGGAGAGGCCGGTTTTGAGCTGAGCCTCACCGCACCGAAGCTGCGTTACTACGCCGCACTGGCGCTGACCGAGAGCGGGCGCGCCGCCGAAGTGTCCCCCGGCATACACATGAGTTCAGTGCCGGAAGCCGTTGGAGTGGTCGGGATCATCACGCCCTGGAACTCCCCCGTTGTGCTGTCCGTACGCTCGCTGGCACCCGCCCTGGCTGCCGGGTGCACCGCCGTGGTGAAGATGCCCGGTCAAACCGGGCTAGTGAATGGGCTGCTCCACGAGATCATTCAGTCGGTCGCGGCGATTCCCGCCGGGGTGGTCAACTCGCTCACCGAGTCCGGCGACCACCTGGCGCGGCTCCTCGTCGAATCACCCGACGTCGACGCTATCAGCTACACGGGTAGCACCCGGGTGGGGCGCCAGATTCTGGCCACCGGCGCCAAGACTCTGAAGCGGGTCTCCCTGGAACTCGGCGGCAAGACTCCTATGATCGTTCTCGACGACGCCGACCTCGACGCTGCCGTCCCCGTATTAGTCAAGGCCATCACCACTTTCAGCGGCCAGTTCTGCATGACCGGCAGCCGCATCCTCGCCCAGCGGTCTGTCGCCGCCGAGCTGCGGACCCGTCTCATTGAGGCTCTGACTGCGGTGCGAATCGGACCCGGTGAGGACCCAGCCAGCGACATGGGACCGATGATCGATGCCGCGAACGCTGAGCGCGTCCATCGGGAGGTGGAAGCGGCGTCGGCCTATGCGACAGTCCTCGTGCGCGGTGGTGTCCGGCCGGGAACTGCCTACTACGAACCGTCTCTGCTCGAGGTCGACGATCCCGGGAAGCCAATCGTCCAGGAAGAAACCTTCGGCCCCGTCGCCACCTTCGAGGTGTTCGACACCGACGACGACGCGGTCCGCTGGGCCAACAGCACCGATTACGGTCTGGCGGCGTCCATTTGGTCCAGGGACATCGATCGGCCGCGACGGATCGGCCGCGCTCTGCGCGCCGGCACCGTATGGACGAACACCTGGGCCCTGGTTGCCGATCAATTTGAAGAGGGCGGCTTCAAGCAGAGCGGGGTCGGTCGCTTGAATGGTCTGCGGGGGCTCGAAGAATTCCAGGAATACAAGACCTATGTCCAGGTCACGGGCTAGCGCTCACGCTTCGAAGGTGTAAGTGTGGATACCGAGCAAGGGGATGGCGACGATGGCGAACGCGACAGACGGGCCGGTCAAATCGGTCAAGTATCCGGTCGAGTCCGTGGCCAACGCCGCACGGATCCTGTTGATGCTGTCCTCCGACACCCAGTTGAAGCTCTCAGATGTCGCCGATCATCTCGGCACTTCGCCCTCGACCGCGCATCGCCTGCTGACCACGCTCGAGGCGTCTGGTTTTCTGCACCAGCATGAGACAACTCGGTGTTATGAGCCCGGCGACGCGCTGCGGACGTTGGCTGCAGCAATCGCCCCAGAGCGATCGCGGTGGGACTTTGCGCTGCCGTACCTGCAGGAACTCAGCGAACGAGTGGACGAAACGGTCAATTTGCAGGTGCTTCACGGTAGCGACATCGCCTTCGTGGAGTCCGCAGAATCCACCGCGGCGTTGCGGGTGGGCTCCCGGCGCGGAGCCATCATGCCCGCGCATGCGACCTCGGGCGGCAAAATTTTACTCGCTCAGCTTGATAGCGAGCAGCTCGAGGCGCTATTGGCCCAGAACGAACTGACACGGCTCACTGACGACACCATCAGCGACACCACCACGTTTCTCAACGAGCTCAAACGTGTCCGCAAGCGTGGCTATGCCACCAATCTCGGAGAGAGCGAGCCGGGAATCGGCGGCGTAGCGGTGGCCGTCCCCACTGACGGCCGGCCAGCGCGCTATGCATTGGCAGTGTCGGTTCCCACCTCGCGGCTCTCGCGGTCACGAATTCCGGCACTGGTCTCCGAATTGATGAAAACCGCTGCCCTGTTGAGCGAGAGCGATCCCGACGGGCGCTGATTCACCGGTTCACACCAATACCCACCATGATTGGAGAACATCCATGCGCGTGAGCGCAGCCGTTGTAGAACGAACCGGCGCACCCTTCACCATCGTCGACGTCGATCTCGCTGACCCCCGCGATCACGAGATCGTCGTTCGAATCGTCGCTACCGGGCTGTGTCACACCGATCTCAGTGCTCGCGGCGGGACAACGCCGTTTCCATTGCCCGCCGTGCTGGGCCACGAAGGTGCCGGGGTGGTCGAGCGAGTCGGTCCCAAGGTGAGCGCCCTCGCCGTCGGCGACCACGTCCTGATCAGCTTCACCTCCTGCGGTCACTGCCGAGCGTGCCAGGAAGGACACCCCGTCTACTGCCGGGACTGGGTGCCGCTGAATCTCCTCGGCGGTTCGCGTCTCGATGGCTCCGCGACCATCACCCGTGAGGATGGTCCCGCACTTCACGGACACTTCTTCGGACAGTCCTCGTTCGCAACCCGCGCATTGGTCAACGAGTCCGCTGCAGTGAAGGTCCCCC
Above is a window of Mycolicibacterium baixiangningiae DNA encoding:
- a CDS encoding substrate-binding domain-containing protein — translated: MVSAIAVAGCTITPAVSENTGAVEPPRVGEIEDFTDIRELCGDKDVTVAYLVISANNAARMIQRAEFDDEARRCPNITKTLYVDSQNDPQRMRANIDSLVAQGVDIIIAQDLGPADLPAVRRATAAGVQVVPFISDPGGVPGRDYTAFVAENVDEFGKTLTDWVAGALGDKGSVIVLGGPAGNAYSHQTYLAVQQALAKYPDMTLLGDDYLVTDWEVGKTQQAVAGALTKYPNIDGVISTYGGGSVGGIRAFLGAGRPLPVWATSDANEFSCLWEQIAPSQPQFQIATQSLRPWMTRVALRHGLAAAQGIPDTEPTIVNLPFFEDSIAGGELAPQCNPDLPPDASLSTFLTEAQLSELFTRGAS
- a CDS encoding aldehyde dehydrogenase family protein; its protein translation is MTSPITSADNLIDGKLISSEVLTSSVSPANGTVLGTFSEATPTSSQEAIAAARRAFDELDWSRDRRQRHRALTALADEIDRHSETLVAMLARENGKTAGEAGFELSLTAPKLRYYAALALTESGRAAEVSPGIHMSSVPEAVGVVGIITPWNSPVVLSVRSLAPALAAGCTAVVKMPGQTGLVNGLLHEIIQSVAAIPAGVVNSLTESGDHLARLLVESPDVDAISYTGSTRVGRQILATGAKTLKRVSLELGGKTPMIVLDDADLDAAVPVLVKAITTFSGQFCMTGSRILAQRSVAAELRTRLIEALTAVRIGPGEDPASDMGPMIDAANAERVHREVEAASAYATVLVRGGVRPGTAYYEPSLLEVDDPGKPIVQEETFGPVATFEVFDTDDDAVRWANSTDYGLAASIWSRDIDRPRRIGRALRAGTVWTNTWALVADQFEEGGFKQSGVGRLNGLRGLEEFQEYKTYVQVTG
- a CDS encoding IclR family transcriptional regulator is translated as MATMANATDGPVKSVKYPVESVANAARILLMLSSDTQLKLSDVADHLGTSPSTAHRLLTTLEASGFLHQHETTRCYEPGDALRTLAAAIAPERSRWDFALPYLQELSERVDETVNLQVLHGSDIAFVESAESTAALRVGSRRGAIMPAHATSGGKILLAQLDSEQLEALLAQNELTRLTDDTISDTTTFLNELKRVRKRGYATNLGESEPGIGGVAVAVPTDGRPARYALAVSVPTSRLSRSRIPALVSELMKTAALLSESDPDGR
- a CDS encoding nuclear transport factor 2 family protein, translating into MGTQATDRDARRAVAIDYFRRLDAGREMIDLFGEHAEIHFPKWGIARGHKEIQQMWSEVGVLYRSISHFTEFLNYAFDDSLVFVEGLSDGVAGDGTPWIGGQTWAGRWCDVMEIRDGKIERLYIYLDPDYAGADTQRYPWITDGLPPAARALPAPAQRKHQPMTDHDRAAVVRDYFQRLDSGAPVEELFAEHATSYYPKWGVAHGAAAVGQQHRDVATAYTQISHVSEYLNIVVDGEVVAAEGLTVGTTTDGTTWRAGQSLSGRFCAIFEVREFAIERCFTYLDPDLTDADSARYPWLVSN